The nucleotide window GGGGTGAAGGTAATCACCTCGTCATTCTGCGCGCCCACCGCTCGGCAGGCCACGTTCAGGCCGCACACCAGCCCCGGCAGCCACACCAGCCAACTGGGATCCACCTGCCAACCGTACTCCTGATGCAGCCGGTCCAGCACCGCTGATACCAGTTCATGGGGAGCATGGGTATAACCGAAGATGCGGTGATCGACCCGTTCCCGCAGTGCCTCGATCACCTCCGGCGGAGACGGGAAGTCCATGTCCGCCACCCACAGCGGCAGGATATCGCGGCCGGCATACTTGTCCCACTTCTCACTGGCCGAGTCACGGCGGTCGATGATGGTATCAAAATCAAAGGTCTGGGAGATTGTCATGGCAAGGATATGCTCCATAGGGAAAAATTACAGCCGCCTGAAGAGATCGATAGGATAAACAGAATAGTTAAAAAGCAAGGGAGGGTGCAAAAAGAGAATTACGGCCGATGATTATACTACCTTACTCGCCATACATCTCGCATAGACATATTCCGGATCCAAATCCACTCCACACTCCCATTCAATGGTGTCGAAAGATACGCGAACCCGTCGGAAGGCATCGTAATCCTTGATGCGATGAAAAACACCGAATTCCAGTACCGGTTTCATGTCCAGTTGCCCGGCTTCTCCATTCTCGAAGACAACTGAAAGAACATAATTATCGCCGGGAATAACTTCTTTCACTGCAGGACACATAGTCTCATCCTTTATTGAAGCGGTTGAATCTTGAATGGCTCCTCGCCGTTCATCACAAGATGCCAGTCAGCCATCAGCTCATCCTTGTGCAGTTCAGCCCATGCCAGCACAAGCTTCGTCTGCCTGCCCCTCCGCAGGGGGTGGCACAGAAGACAAGCCACGATGAATATAGGCAAAATAGCATCTTCTGAAAATATGATTTCTTCGATTTACCCGAGCTTTTTATCCGCCTTCGGCCTTCGTCGGCGGCGTCTCCGTCTCTTCCGCTGTGGCGCCTCGGTTTCCTCGGAGGAGTCGGCCGGCGGCGGCAGCGGCTCCTGCTGCTGCGCACGGGCTTCCCACCAGTCGAGCTGCCTGGCAACTTCCTTTTGGTCGCCGCGGGTGATCCGGCAGTATGCGATGATATCGTTGAAATCGTGGCGGGCGATGAACGCCTCCGGCCGGCGACCCGGTACCTTTTTCAGGCGCGTCTGCTGGGCAATGATGTCGCGCAGGGCAAACCCGACACGATTCGTGATCAGTACAATGGGACACACTTCACCCATGAACTCTCCGAGAGCGGCATACACGCTCTGCTGCCAGGGCGCGCCTTGGCGGCGAAAGTTCTCCGCCTTCTCATCCAGGTACTCGCCGAACAGCAGTGCCAGGAGCAACGGTTGGGAGATCTTGTCCCCCTGCTGGATGCGGGAATCGACGTAGGCCAGCATTTCGCCGAACCGGGTGTGGGGGAAGCCCTCGCTCTCGGCATCGAGCCAGGCCGAGAAATGGGGGAAGAGTGCCGCAAAGAGCCCGGTGTGGCGCAGCAGGTCGTAGCACTTGTCCCCCTCCCCCGAGAGCAGGAGCTTGAGCATCTCGTCGTAAAGGCGCGGTGGTGCCGCCCTGACGATGGTGTCGGCCGCGGCCACCAGCGCCTTCAGGGTCCCCTCCTCGATGGTAAAGCCGAGCTGGGCGGCAAACCGCACCGCACGCAACATCCGCACCGGGTCTTCCTGGAAACGGACAACCGGATCGCCGATGATGCGGATGATGCCGGCATTGAGATCGGCCAAGCCGCCGACGTAGTCGATGATCGAGAAATCGGCGATGTTGTAGGACAGCGCATTGACGGTGAAGTCCCGGCGCAGGGCATCCTCTTCGGGTGTGCCGTAGACGTTGTCCCGCAGGATCATGCCCTCCTCATCCTTCAGCATGCGCGGGTGCCGCTGCCGCTGTTCCGTCCCATTTCCCTCCTCCGGTTCGGGTTCCGGCTCGTTGGAAGCCTGGGAGCGGAAGGTCGCCACTTCGATGATCTCGTCCAGGAAATGGATGTGCGCCAGACGGAAGCGCCGCCCGATCAGGCGGCAGTTGCGGAAGATCCGCTTTATCTCGCCGGGGGTGGCGTTGGTTACCACGTCGAAATCCTTCGGCTCCCGGCCGAGCAGCAGGTCGCGCACGCAGCCGCCCACGAGATAGCCGACAAAGCCGTTATCCTTCAAGCGGTAGAGGACCCGCAGGGCGTTCGGGCTCATGAGTTTGCGGGAAATGCCGTGGTCCTGCCGGGCAATGATTACTGAACTGCCCTCTTCCCTTTTCGACCTGATACTGCCACTTTTTTTCATATATTCACACCTTAGAGGCTTATTCTTAATCGTAGTCCGACAATCGATAAAGGCATCATCACGAAAAAGGACAGCAATGGCAACACTAAATCGCTTCTTTCCTCTTCAAGCAATTGAATTAGCCTGGACGGCGGCGGTTTTATACTAGGCAAACGTTTTGCATCCTGCCTGCTATTTCTTTATTTACGCCACATTAATCCTAATTCAGCCGATGCGCGTTGCAACTTCGTTCATAGTGTAATGGACAAATTGTCTACCAAGTCAGTAAGAACATACGGTTTAGAATCCTCAAAGGCCGATTCCATCGTTGCCGGAGCTGCACCCTTGCGAGTCCTAATAGGCTTTTTGCGCACAAACTGGCCTAGATGGTTAATATCTCGTTCCTGCCTAATTACACCACCTGTGCTTAAATCTCTGATGAGATATTTGTACAAGTCGGCTTCAGCTGAGTCTTCTCGTGGAACATCGCCATAGATTTCTGAGCATATTTCGAAGCGTGTAGAGGCGGGATTGCTGTAAATTTCTCGAATTATAGCAAAATGACTTTCGTGATAAAGCTCTAGCCAGTCAAGAAAAAGCCTAACTACGTCATCCGAACAGACCCTTGTGCCTGCAGAGTTAGTAACTATATTTACTGCGTAGCGTCGTTTTTCTGATATGTCAGCATCATTCCAGATGCGGAAAGCTTTCCTAACAAGACCGAGATACTCCTCGCTCTGAATCCTTTCGTCTACTGATTCTCCTAACATCTCAAATCTACGCTGTATTTCCTCCAGGGCTTCTCGAAGATCATTTAGTTTTCCTTGGTGCTCTTCAAGCCATTGGGTCTGTAAATTATTCTGCTTTATCGAGCTGCCCTCTGCCTTATAACTTGCTGCGGCACTCAAAAAGCCACCGACCCAGGGTATGCTGCCTAAATCTGCTAGAACAAACTTCTCAATGATTCGCTTTTTACGAGTAGGCTCAGATTTGGCTAACTCTTCGCGAAGCCGTTCCACAATGGTGTTTTCGTCAGAATGCAATTGTATATCCGGCATTTTCACCTCATGATCTTCGATAAGAGCAGAGCAATTCGCGCTGAATTCCCATTTCTCTCGCCCACGGGCCGGAGATCACCGGACGGTTTTTCGACCCGGAGCATTTTCCTGGTTGAATGCTCCTCTTTTTCTCTTGTATGCAAACCACAGCCCTAAACATCCGATTGCAACCCCTCCCCCGATACCCCTTCCAGTTTGATATCCTGCTGGCATAGCTCTGAATACATATGCCACTACAGCAATTACGGCAGACATTGCAATGAAACAGACGCTTGCAAAGGTTAAAATTGGTGCTGAAATATGTTGTCCGCCGACCTTCCCGGTGAAAAATTGATATGCAAGCAATAAAAGGATTATTCCTATTATTCCAATGAATACTGTGATGAAAGCAAAGAGACCATCAGGCAATTCATTTCGCAATAGTCTCAAAATGATAGACTTTGCGAAATACACTCCAGGGATAAAAAACAATAAGGCCAACTACCAGTGACATGATACCGGGAATAATGAGCCCAACTTTGCCTGTTGTATCCACTGGTTTGTCATCCACTTGATTTTCCTTTTCACATCCAACGGTATGGGAGATCACCTGACGGCTTTTGGGTTAGGTGTTGGACATACTTTCTAACTACACAATTCCAGTTAATATTCATATGCCAGAAGAGAAATATAGTTTGCATATATTCCAAAAAATATGATCTGATAGACATAGTTTTGCTTTTAAAAATAAATCGTTTGCGTTTTTACCACGTCCCCCATATTCTTTGTCAAATTTTAATTCCAAATTGTTTGGGTTAAGTTTTTTAATCATTTGAGATCTTGTCTCAAGTTCAGGTTCAATTAGTTTAATCCAGTTTGGTAGTGACTTGTTTGAAATATATATCGGCTTAATCCATCCGTGTAATTCAATATTATTTCCTGGTATTAAATCTCCTTTAATATTTAACCAATAGTATTTTGCAATAACTTTATCAGTTGGCACGATATTAAACTCTTCTACAATGTAATTAACTAGATTATCAGTAGACTTAAGGAAATACCAAGTTAACTCTGCAAACTCTAAGATTCTTTCCCTAGTTGGGGGCGCTTTATCTTCATGTTCAAGTTCATTTCTAATCAAAATAAGCTTCTCTAGCATCATAGGCTTGACAATGTCTAGTAATGCTAGCTGTTCCAGCAATCTATTAGGAGTTCTGCTTTTAAAAATTATGTTAAAGTAAGCATCCCCCGGCAAAGCCGGGGGCTTTCAAAGTCGTGAACCGCTCGAAGCGGTTTTTTCAAAAGATTATCTGACCACCACGAGTGGTGGTCATTCTTCGGGCAAAAATGTCAATTGATCCAGACGTTTGTCTTCGTCTTCCTGGTTCCTGATGTAGTTGGCAATTGTTTCCTCGTCAGCACCGACAGTGGATACAAAGTAGCCACGTGCCCAAAAGCTCATACCAGCAAAGTTCTTCTTCTGACCAAGGTACATTCGCGCAATATGGATTGCACTTTTGCCCTTGATGAAACCGATCACCTGTGCAACGGAGTATTTTGGTGGGATCGATATCAATATGTGAATATGATCAGGTTGAAGGTGCCCTTCCACTATCTTGCACTCTTTCTGCCTGGCTAGACTATGAAACAAGTCGGCAAGATATTTCCGGATTCGACCAAACAGCACCTTGCGGCGACATTTTGGAATCCATACAACGTGATACTTGCAATCCCATTTCGTGTGGCATAAACTTTGTGTGTCGTCCATTGAAGCCTCCTTTTCGTGTACTTTGAGCGGTTCACGTTAGGGAGGCTTCTACATATTTCAGGAACTGTCAAACTATTGGGGTCCCCCGGCAGAGCCGGGGGTTTACCCTAAGGAAATTATAAATTTCATTTAGTGTTTTTAGCCGGCTGTTAATTGCTCTTTTCAAATTAGCTATACAGTCGATCAGATGGAGATCATTGGCTGCACTGTCAAGGATTGTTTCAGCATGAACTAAAATTTCATAGGCTCTTTTATTTCTAATGGCGTTTCCAGAACTGAAAGAGCCACTCATTGTTGGCTTCCATAAAAGCACATCACTAGTTAAGTACATTTTTATCTCCATCCTAATGTTACATAAACAACAGCGCTATGTGTTTGTGTAGGCACTATGTCTCATTTATTGTCCAACTCGTTATTGACCAGTTCACGCACACGCACGTGAACTGGCGATCCACCCGAATGGAACATTTCTTCCAGACAAGTACCGAACTTCTCCTCAAGGCCCTTGGCTTTGCCTTCATCATTTACTCTTGCTCAAATCCCCACCACCATCGCGTTGCCTCAGCAGATTGAGTTCCTGCCGGACCTGCAGCAGTTCCGAGAGCATCCGCTCCTCGTTCAGCACCAGCTCCCTGATGCGGGCCACCGTCAGGGCGGTGGTCAGAAACGACAGCAGGCGCATGAACATCTCCCAGTAGATGAAGTAAGCCCGCGAATAGGGATGGAAGGTGTACCTGTCCGACAGGTACCAGACGATGGCGGAGCCGACGGCTATCTGAATTCCGGCCCGCCGGCCGCAATACCACGCGGAGATGGCGACCGGGATGAAGTAAAAGATGAAGAATCCGAACTCGTAGCCCGTGATGTAGTCCAGCCAGCCGATCAGGGCCAGTACCGCCAGGCTGATCAGCCTGACACCGGTGCACTGCCTGTAGAAGACCGTCGGGTGGGCGTACCGCCATCGTTTGGTAGAACTCAGCGTCGCGTCCGCCGGCCGTTGCGCCAGTCCCTGGCAGACACCGCTCAGGGTTTGACTATCCGCTTTCACACCAACTCCCATACCGTCACCTCGGCCACCGAATGCTGAAACTTCCTGCGGGTCTCGCGGATCACGAACGGCACGTCGCGCGGCTCGCCCTTCATGCGGAAGTGCGGCGCCAGCGCTTCCTTGAGCCCATCCAGGGTCCAGACCGGCTCCCCGGCATCGCGGTAGCCCCCCAGCCACTCATCCCTCCTGGTGTACTCCTCGGACCAACTGTAGGGGGAGGCTATCACCAGCAGCCCTCCCGGATTGATGCGCTCGTGAATCGTGGTCAGAAACCTGCGCGGCGAGTAAAGCCGGTCGATCAGATTGGCCGCCATCACCAGGTCGTAGCCGGTGAATTTCTCCGGCAAGTTGCAGGCGTCGGCCTGAGAGAACCGCACCCGCTCACGCGCACTCTCCAGCCCAAGCTCGGTGAGACCGATCTCGTGGAAGGAGACGACCTCCCCCTCCTCCGGGAAGGCGTAGCGCAGGTAGCCCACCTCCTGCATGCGGGCCGCCAGGCGGAAGAAGCGGGTCGAGAAATCCAGCCCGGTTACCTGCTCGAAACCTCCCCTGGCCAGCTCGAAGGCGGCCCGGCCAACGGCACAGCCCAGATCCAGGGCATGGCCGAATGTCCGCCCTTGCATCTGTTCGAGGCAAATACCGGCCATCGTGACGGAGAAATTGGGAACACCGAAATGCCGGGGGCCGTAGTGGGCGTCGCAATACTGGGCTGCCAGGGCGTCGCTCTCGTATTGATCGTCGTGGATGACGACCGCCGCGGCGCTCTCCACATAGCGGAAACCGGCATGCTGGAAGAAGTGGCGCCGGAAGGCGTAGCGCGAATCGCGCGTGGCCTCGTTCCCGGTTGAAATCCAGGAGCCCCCCTTGATCAGGTTGTGCTTGGTGTCGAAGGTGGGGGTCGAGAAGTCGTCATACCAGGGGTGAATCTCGAAACCGTGGAAGGGATAGATCGGGGTTTCGGTCCACTGCCAGACATTGCCGATCACGTCGAAGAACTCGCCGGTTTTGAATCTGTCTACCGGGCAGGACGAGCACCAATGCTCCAGGTTGACGTTGCCGGGGGCCTTGTCCCAGTAAGGCTGGTCCGGGATCTCGCAGACATCCCGCAGCCGGTTCCACTCGTCCTCGGTCGGCAAACGGATCGCCTTGCCGGTCCGGGCCGCTTTCCAGGTGCAGAAGGCCTTGGCCTCCAGGTAGTTGACCTCCACCGGCCAGTTCCAGGACAGCGGGATCTCGGAGGCCATGGTCCGCAGGCGCCAGCCGTCCTCGCCCTTGATCCAGAACAGCGGATGCCCGGCCTGCTTGAACTCGCGCCAGCTCCAGCCCTCCTCGGTCCACCACTGCCGGTCGTGGTAGCAGCCGGCCTCCACGAACTCCAGAAACTCACGGTTGGAGACCAAAAAGCGGGCTGCATTGTATTCGGCCACTTCGGCCTTGTGCGAGCCGTATTCGTTGTCCCAGCCGTACAGGGCATGATCGCGCGGTTTGCCCAGCACTACCGTGCCCCCCGGCACCGTCACCAGCTCGTTGGCAGGTGGCTCGCCCACCTCGCAGCAGATGTCCCAGAACGGGAGCTGCACCACTTGGTCGATCGGCAGCTGGCGAATCAGCACCGAGGAGGTTTCCAGATGGATGCGTTCGTGCTCGATGCCCATCATGATGGCCCACCAGGGGGATTCCCAGGTGATCGGCAGGGTCAGCGGCAGGGTGCGGATCAGTTGATCCACCACCTCGCGGACCTGGTCGCGGTAGGCCTTGACCTGCTGGCGAGAGGGCCAGTCGTAGTGCCGTTCGTCCAGGTCATCCCAGGACATCTCGTCCACTCCCACGGCGAACATCGATTCGTATTTCGGGTTGATGCGCCGGTCGATCACCCGGGCGATGGTCAGCTTGTTGATGAAAAAGGTGGCTGTATGGCCGAAATAGAAAATCAGCGGGTGCCGCAGCCGGTCGGCCCGCAGGTAGAAAGTCTGGTCGTACCTGAGGGTATCGTACAGTTTTTCGTCAATGTCGAACGTCTTGTGGAAGTATTCCAGGATCTCGGCCCGCTTCGTTTCGGGATCACCCTGGTCGAGAATCGTGGTGCGGGTGGCGTGCAGATTCATGGTGAACCTCCTCTGATCTGTCTGTCAGTAACGGCAAGCGATTGTGTTGCGCTGCACAACCTTGATGTCACCGCTGGACATGTCGTACACCCATCCGTGCAGTGCCATGATGCCGGCCTCCATTGCCGTCCGGACAAAGGGGTACTCCTGAAGATGTTCCAGTTGCAGGCGGACATTCTCCTCGACAATCAAGTTCATGCGCTGTCCCGGCGGGAGTTCGATATGCAGTTCCCTGAGCTTGTCGTCCACCCTGTCGCGCGCCTTGCAGGCATTGTTCAGCCAGATGGGGATATAGCGGTCCTCCTTGCTGTCTCCGTCCAGCGCCGCTATGCCGCCGCAGCCGTAATGTCCGCAGACAACGATGTCCGGAATCCGCAGGTGATTGATCGAGAACTCCAGCACGGCCGACAGGTTCCAATCGTTGGTGGCCACGATGTTGGCGACATTGCGGTGCACGAAGACCTCACCCGGCCTGGTCTGCGTGATGGTATTGACCGGTACGCGCGAATCGGAACAGCCGATCCAGAGCACGGTCGGACGCTGCTGCTTGGCCAGGTCCTCGAAATAGTCCCGCTCCCGGTCGAAGACCTCCGATACGAAACGTCTGTTCCCTTCCAGAAGTGCGGTAATCATGCCTCAACCTCCAGACCGTATGGCTCAAGAAAAGCACCTGTACACTAAGTATTTTTAAATATAGAGTCAAGTGATGAACATGCCGGCAACCTTCCTGAACCCGTGACCGCAACTCCCAAAGATATCTGCTCGATCGGAGAAGCTGTAAAATTCCGTGCGCGCAAAAAGTAGGTTGAATCCGGGGATAAATCGGGTATGATGAAATCGGTTCAGGCTGGAAACAATTGCGGGCATGCCCTTGAGCAGTGCTCGCTTCCTTTTTCCTGCAGTCCGTCCCATACCGGCTCACAAGCCGTACAACACTTTGAAAGGCATGACAATGGCCCAGGCAAAAAAAGGCGACAAAGTACGTATCAATTATACTGGCACACTGGAAGACGGCACGGTATTCGATTCGACTCTTGAAGA belongs to Geobacter sp. SVR and includes:
- the pcnB gene encoding polynucleotide adenylyltransferase PcnB, which gives rise to MKKSGSIRSKREEGSSVIIARQDHGISRKLMSPNALRVLYRLKDNGFVGYLVGGCVRDLLLGREPKDFDVVTNATPGEIKRIFRNCRLIGRRFRLAHIHFLDEIIEVATFRSQASNEPEPEPEEGNGTEQRQRHPRMLKDEEGMILRDNVYGTPEEDALRRDFTVNALSYNIADFSIIDYVGGLADLNAGIIRIIGDPVVRFQEDPVRMLRAVRFAAQLGFTIEEGTLKALVAAADTIVRAAPPRLYDEMLKLLLSGEGDKCYDLLRHTGLFAALFPHFSAWLDAESEGFPHTRFGEMLAYVDSRIQQGDKISQPLLLALLFGEYLDEKAENFRRQGAPWQQSVYAALGEFMGEVCPIVLITNRVGFALRDIIAQQTRLKKVPGRRPEAFIARHDFNDIIAYCRITRGDQKEVARQLDWWEARAQQQEPLPPPADSSEETEAPQRKRRRRRRRRPKADKKLG
- the tnpA gene encoding IS200/IS605 family transposase translates to MDDTQSLCHTKWDCKYHVVWIPKCRRKVLFGRIRKYLADLFHSLARQKECKIVEGHLQPDHIHILISIPPKYSVAQVIGFIKGKSAIHIARMYLGQKKNFAGMSFWARGYFVSTVGADEETIANYIRNQEDEDKRLDQLTFLPEE
- a CDS encoding DUF4118 domain-containing protein, with amino-acid sequence MKADSQTLSGVCQGLAQRPADATLSSTKRWRYAHPTVFYRQCTGVRLISLAVLALIGWLDYITGYEFGFFIFYFIPVAISAWYCGRRAGIQIAVGSAIVWYLSDRYTFHPYSRAYFIYWEMFMRLLSFLTTALTVARIRELVLNEERMLSELLQVRQELNLLRQRDGGGDLSKSK
- a CDS encoding carbonic anhydrase, producing MITALLEGNRRFVSEVFDRERDYFEDLAKQQRPTVLWIGCSDSRVPVNTITQTRPGEVFVHRNVANIVATNDWNLSAVLEFSINHLRIPDIVVCGHYGCGGIAALDGDSKEDRYIPIWLNNACKARDRVDDKLRELHIELPPGQRMNLIVEENVRLQLEHLQEYPFVRTAMEAGIMALHGWVYDMSSGDIKVVQRNTIACRY
- a CDS encoding DUF2442 domain-containing protein, producing the protein MCPAVKEVIPGDNYVLSVVFENGEAGQLDMKPVLEFGVFHRIKDYDAFRRVRVSFDTIEWECGVDLDPEYVYARCMASKVV
- the ovoA gene encoding 5-histidylcysteine sulfoxide synthase, whose protein sequence is MNLHATRTTILDQGDPETKRAEILEYFHKTFDIDEKLYDTLRYDQTFYLRADRLRHPLIFYFGHTATFFINKLTIARVIDRRINPKYESMFAVGVDEMSWDDLDERHYDWPSRQQVKAYRDQVREVVDQLIRTLPLTLPITWESPWWAIMMGIEHERIHLETSSVLIRQLPIDQVVQLPFWDICCEVGEPPANELVTVPGGTVVLGKPRDHALYGWDNEYGSHKAEVAEYNAARFLVSNREFLEFVEAGCYHDRQWWTEEGWSWREFKQAGHPLFWIKGEDGWRLRTMASEIPLSWNWPVEVNYLEAKAFCTWKAARTGKAIRLPTEDEWNRLRDVCEIPDQPYWDKAPGNVNLEHWCSSCPVDRFKTGEFFDVIGNVWQWTETPIYPFHGFEIHPWYDDFSTPTFDTKHNLIKGGSWISTGNEATRDSRYAFRRHFFQHAGFRYVESAAAVVIHDDQYESDALAAQYCDAHYGPRHFGVPNFSVTMAGICLEQMQGRTFGHALDLGCAVGRAAFELARGGFEQVTGLDFSTRFFRLAARMQEVGYLRYAFPEEGEVVSFHEIGLTELGLESARERVRFSQADACNLPEKFTGYDLVMAANLIDRLYSPRRFLTTIHERINPGGLLVIASPYSWSEEYTRRDEWLGGYRDAGEPVWTLDGLKEALAPHFRMKGEPRDVPFVIRETRRKFQHSVAEVTVWELV